A part of Misgurnus anguillicaudatus chromosome 6, ASM2758022v2, whole genome shotgun sequence genomic DNA contains:
- the tmem178ba gene encoding transmembrane protein 178Ba encodes MAAGKWLLYTGLCLSLVALCFLTLAISSDHWYETDARRYKERCRAFSNRRSDPGFIYIPNHSLPLRASRATLERWEDRLLLSRSRRQMFAMSTADECSRGYNSTSMGLWSKCYRLGFDPDVEVLIQKGVIERCTFIKYYYAAAPARKDLSYNITKTIQQDDWHALHLRRMTAGFMGMALSIILFGWIIGVLGCCWEQGLMHYVAGLLFLMGGTFCIISLCTCVAGINFELSRYPRYLFGLPDDISHGYGWSMFSAWGGLGLTLIAGFFCTLAPSIQPPPPSRTSCPKSRMENGRVC; translated from the exons ATGGCGGCGGGGAAGTGGCTTCTGTACACGGGTCTGTGTTTGTCTCTCGTCGCCTTGTGTTTTCTTACTCTCGCCATTTCATCGGATCACTGGTACGAGACGGACGCGAGGAGATACAAGGAGCGTTGCCGTGCTTTCTCAAACCGCAGGAGCGATCCGGGATTCATTTACATCCCGAACCACAGCCTTCCTCTGCGAGCCAGCAGGGCGACTCTGGAGCGATGGGAAGACCGACTGCTGCTGTCCAGATCCCGGCGGCAGATGTTCGCCATGAGCACGGCGGATGAGTGCAGCAGAGGCTACAATTCAACCAGTATGGGTCTGTGGAGCAAATGCTACAGATTGGGATTTGACCCAGACGTCGAAGTGCTCATCCAGAAAG GAGTTATCGAGcgttgtacatttataaagtactATTACGCCGCTGCACCGGCACGAAAGGATCTTTCCTACAATATTACCAAAACTATCCAGCAAGATGATTGGCATGCCTTGC ATTTGCGTCGGATGACTGCTGGATTCATGGGTATGGCTCTTTCCATCATTCTCTTTGGCTGGATCATTGGCGTTTTGGGCTGTTGCTGGGAACAAGGCCTCATGCATTATGTTGCTGGCCTTCTTTTCCTAATGGGAG GTACCTTCTGCATCATTTCTCTTTGCACATGTGTTGCTGGCATCAACTTTGAACTGTCTCGCTACCCGCGTTACCTGTTCGGCCTGCCGGATGATATAAGTCACGGTTACGGCTGGTCTATGTTCAGTGCCTGGGGAGGACTGGGGCTGACCCTCATAGCCGGGTTCTTCTGCACCCTGGCACCGTCGATTCAGCCTCCCCCACCATCTCGTACCTCCTGTCCCAAGTCACGTATGGAGAACGGAAGAGTGTGCTGA